A genomic region of uncultured Paludibaculum sp. contains the following coding sequences:
- the dnaK gene encoding molecular chaperone DnaK — protein sequence MSKIIGIDLGTTNSVVAVMEGGQPVVIPNQEGGRTTPSVVGFAKSGDRLVGQVAKRQAVTNPENTIYSIKRFMGRRFDEVSQEMKLVPYHVVRGDSGDARVETGGKKLSAPEISAMILTKLKEAAEAYLGESVKQAVITVPAYFNDAQRQATKDAGQVAGLEVLRIINEPTAAALAYGLDKKKEERIAVYDFGGGTFDISILEVGDGVVEVKSTNGDTHLGGDNIDQRLVDWLIEEFKKEESVDLSKDRMALQRLKESAEKAKIELSSAMETEINLPFIYGDPQTGPKHLVKTLTRSRFEQMIEDILQRSVGPCKQALADAGMSTSQIDEVVMVGGSTRIPRVTQIVKEIFGKEPNKTVNPDEVVAVGAAVQGGVLGGEVKDVLLLDVTPLSLGIETLGGVFTKLIERNTTIPTRKSEVFSTASDSQTSVEIKVYQGERSLARDNRMLGVFQLVGIPPAPRGVPQIEVTFDIDANGILHVTAKDRATSNEQKITITSSSGLSKEEVEKMARDADAHKADDEKRREEIEVKNHLDSAVYSAEKTLKDHRDKVSEADAKAVEEAIADAKKAVEGGNLDQMKAAQDKLLSSSHKLAEAMYKAAGAQPQPGAGPDGAGPSADAGHTEPKKDDVVDAEFVDVDDKKPGA from the coding sequence ATGAGCAAAATTATTGGCATCGACCTTGGCACGACCAACTCCGTTGTGGCGGTCATGGAAGGCGGGCAACCGGTTGTAATTCCGAACCAGGAGGGCGGGCGTACTACCCCTTCCGTCGTCGGCTTTGCGAAGTCGGGCGATCGGTTAGTCGGACAGGTGGCCAAGCGCCAGGCTGTCACCAATCCTGAAAATACCATTTACTCGATCAAGCGGTTTATGGGCCGGCGCTTTGACGAAGTCTCCCAGGAGATGAAGTTGGTGCCCTACCATGTCGTCCGCGGCGATTCGGGTGATGCTCGCGTTGAAACTGGCGGCAAGAAGCTGTCGGCGCCCGAGATCTCGGCCATGATCCTCACGAAGCTGAAGGAGGCCGCCGAGGCCTACCTGGGCGAGAGCGTCAAGCAGGCCGTCATCACCGTGCCGGCGTACTTCAACGACGCACAACGCCAGGCGACCAAGGACGCGGGCCAGGTGGCTGGCCTCGAAGTTCTGCGCATCATCAACGAACCCACGGCCGCGGCTCTGGCTTACGGTCTGGACAAGAAGAAGGAAGAGCGCATTGCCGTCTACGACTTCGGCGGCGGCACCTTCGACATCTCGATCCTCGAGGTGGGCGACGGCGTGGTCGAAGTGAAGTCCACCAACGGCGATACTCACTTGGGTGGCGATAACATCGACCAGCGCCTGGTCGACTGGCTCATCGAAGAGTTCAAAAAGGAAGAGTCCGTCGATCTCTCGAAGGACCGCATGGCTCTGCAGCGCCTCAAGGAGTCCGCCGAGAAGGCCAAGATCGAGCTCTCCTCCGCCATGGAGACCGAGATCAACCTCCCGTTCATCTACGGCGATCCGCAGACCGGGCCGAAGCACCTCGTCAAGACTCTCACCCGCTCGCGCTTCGAGCAGATGATCGAGGACATCCTTCAGCGCTCGGTTGGCCCCTGCAAGCAGGCCCTTGCCGACGCCGGCATGTCCACCTCGCAGATCGACGAAGTGGTGATGGTCGGCGGTTCCACCCGCATCCCGCGGGTCACCCAGATCGTCAAGGAGATCTTCGGCAAGGAACCCAATAAGACCGTCAATCCGGATGAAGTCGTCGCTGTCGGCGCGGCTGTCCAGGGCGGCGTTCTGGGTGGAGAAGTGAAGGATGTCCTCCTTCTCGACGTCACTCCGCTCTCCCTCGGCATCGAGACCCTGGGCGGCGTATTCACCAAGCTGATTGAACGGAATACGACGATCCCAACGCGCAAGTCGGAGGTCTTCTCCACAGCCAGCGACAGCCAGACCAGCGTGGAAATCAAGGTCTACCAGGGTGAGCGCTCGCTGGCGCGCGACAACCGCATGCTGGGCGTCTTCCAGTTGGTGGGTATCCCGCCCGCTCCGCGCGGCGTGCCGCAGATCGAGGTCACCTTTGACATCGACGCCAACGGCATCCTGCACGTGACCGCCAAGGATCGTGCCACCAGCAACGAACAGAAGATCACCATCACCTCCTCCTCCGGACTCTCGAAGGAAGAGGTCGAGAAGATGGCCCGCGATGCCGATGCCCACAAGGCCGATGACGAGAAGCGCCGCGAGGAAATCGAAGTCAAGAATCATCTCGATAGCGCCGTCTACAGCGCCGAGAAGACCCTGAAAGATCATCGCGACAAGGTCTCCGAAGCCGACGCCAAGGCCGTCGAAGAGGCGATCGCCGATGCCAAGAAGGCCGTGGAAGGCGGCAATCTCGACCAGATGAAGGCCGCGCAGGACAAACTGCTCTCGTCCAGCCACAAGTTGGCCGAGGCGATGTATAAGGCCGCCGGCGCGCAGCCTCAGCCTGGCGCGGGTCCCGATGGCGCAGGTCCTTCCGCGGATGCGGGTCACACCGAGCCGAAGAAGGACGATGTCGTGGACGCCGAGTTCGTCGACGTCGACGACAAGAAGCCGGGCGCGTAA
- the modA gene encoding molybdate ABC transporter substrate-binding protein: MSLPSYSYSNLSAFQASFVSPLLRLIVLCKFSVILSSSIAAQTLTIAAAADLTPLESALSAHSKAPVTWSFGSSGLLARQIRSGAPFDLYLSANEDFVQQLAKDGLLVPGSVRSYATGRIGLWSPTGAIKTLKDLTRPEVRHIALPNPQHAPYGVAARAILQKAGLWEVLQPKIVLAENVRQAYEFAHTGNADAVLTSWTLLQNQGGTLLPEKDHAPIRQSGGVVRGCRNEKAARAFLDFLTSPAGQQILAKFGLSPAR, translated from the coding sequence ATGTCGCTCCCATCCTATAGTTATTCAAATCTCTCGGCGTTCCAGGCGTCCTTCGTCTCGCCTTTACTGCGCCTGATCGTATTATGTAAGTTTAGTGTGATACTGTCAAGTTCTATTGCGGCGCAAACCTTGACGATTGCTGCCGCAGCCGACCTAACCCCCCTGGAATCCGCACTTTCAGCACACTCCAAGGCGCCGGTTACCTGGTCTTTCGGATCTTCGGGACTTCTTGCGCGGCAAATCCGCAGCGGAGCTCCGTTTGATCTGTATCTCTCGGCAAATGAAGACTTTGTGCAACAACTGGCGAAAGACGGGTTGCTGGTCCCCGGCTCAGTGCGGTCCTACGCCACCGGCCGCATTGGACTGTGGTCGCCGACGGGCGCGATCAAGACGCTCAAGGACCTGACCCGTCCCGAGGTGCGGCACATCGCACTGCCCAACCCTCAGCATGCTCCGTACGGCGTAGCCGCCCGAGCGATCCTCCAGAAGGCAGGGCTATGGGAGGTGTTGCAGCCGAAGATCGTGCTGGCGGAGAACGTCCGCCAGGCGTACGAGTTCGCCCACACCGGCAATGCCGATGCGGTACTGACCTCGTGGACCCTGCTGCAGAACCAGGGCGGGACTCTGCTGCCCGAGAAAGACCACGCTCCCATCCGGCAGTCGGGCGGAGTGGTGCGGGGGTGCAGGAACGAGAAAGCGGCCCGGGCCTTCCTGGACTTCCTCACCAGTCCGGCCGGGCAGCAAATTCTGGCGAAATTCGGGCTATCTCCGGCGCGCTAA
- a CDS encoding LysM peptidoglycan-binding domain-containing protein, with protein sequence MNTYVVQAGDTLAKIAAQFGVDVKALAQVNSIKDPNKIAVGKQLVIPNLTTDLQGLAAEASVTHEPIIDRTTFRLPTTEFANETVAKDLIMLHFTASSTAQSVFNAWIAPVNGKPYRVATAYVVDRDGKIYEFFPAEKWAWHLGMTGNNPNSINDRRAVAIEIVNVGALQEDPANKDQLNWWPNNYKTRWCGKSDKDRYVKAPYRGLTYFATFPSVQVTAVHDLVHHLAAKFDIKKTLPPAAKLMEFDPVFFSAYKGIASHQNYRADKTDMGPAWDWSALGI encoded by the coding sequence ATGAATACCTACGTTGTACAGGCCGGTGACACCCTGGCCAAAATCGCGGCCCAGTTTGGTGTTGACGTCAAAGCCTTGGCCCAGGTCAACTCGATTAAGGATCCCAACAAGATAGCTGTCGGCAAGCAGCTCGTGATCCCGAATCTGACCACGGATCTTCAGGGGCTGGCTGCCGAAGCGAGCGTCACCCACGAACCCATCATCGATCGCACTACGTTCCGGTTGCCCACCACGGAATTTGCCAACGAGACGGTCGCTAAAGACCTGATCATGCTGCACTTTACGGCAAGTTCCACCGCCCAGAGCGTCTTCAATGCCTGGATCGCGCCCGTCAACGGCAAGCCTTACCGTGTCGCTACCGCCTATGTCGTCGATCGGGACGGGAAGATCTACGAATTCTTTCCGGCCGAGAAGTGGGCCTGGCACCTTGGCATGACCGGTAACAACCCCAACTCCATCAACGACCGCCGCGCAGTCGCTATCGAGATCGTCAACGTCGGAGCTCTCCAGGAAGACCCGGCCAACAAGGATCAACTGAACTGGTGGCCCAACAACTACAAGACCCGCTGGTGCGGCAAGTCCGACAAGGACCGTTACGTCAAAGCGCCCTACCGCGGACTCACCTACTTCGCCACGTTCCCGAGCGTCCAGGTCACTGCAGTCCATGACTTGGTCCATCATCTGGCCGCGAAGTTCGACATCAAGAAGACACTGCCGCCGGCGGCCAAACTCATGGAGTTCGATCCTGTGTTCTTCAGCGCTTACAAGGGCATCGCCTCCCACCAGAACTACCGCGCCGACAAGACCGACATGGGTCCGGCCTGGGATTGGTCCGCTCTCGGTATTTAG